One genomic window of Vigna radiata var. radiata cultivar VC1973A unplaced genomic scaffold, Vradiata_ver6 scaffold_154, whole genome shotgun sequence includes the following:
- the LOC106752517 gene encoding peroxisomal nicotinamide adenine dinucleotide carrier isoform X1 — protein MSESNAIANGLAGAGGGIIAQIITYPLQTVNTRQQTERTLKRNKQTLPSNTTTAPGTLLQIFQVIRTEGWGGLYSGLKPSLLGTAASQGIYYYFYQVFKNKAVAIAAARKVKGRGDGTVGMFGWLVVAAIAGSLNVLLTNPIWVLVTRMQTHTQAERKIMEEKKEALRKAASESAIADSTLQDKLDELNSIKPRPFGTIHAAKEVYNEAGTVGFWKGVFPALIMVCNPSIQFMIYESSLKHLREKRAAKKQGNTSISALEVFLVGAIAKLGATVTTYPLLVVKSRLQAKQEIGGNNSLRYSGTFDAVLKMIRYEGITGFYKGMSTKIVQSVFAASVLFMIKEELVKAFIVLTNKSKKVASNLSS, from the exons ATGTCAGAATCAAACGCAATTGCAAATGGATTGGCTGGTGCAGGTGGTGGAATCATTGCTCAAATCATCACTTATCCTCTTCAAACG GTAAACACGCGTCAGCAAACTGAGAGAACACTCAAGAGGAACAAGCAAACTTTGCCTTCTAACACAACCACTGCTCCTGGCACTCTTCTTCAGATCTTtcag GTCATTAGAACTGAGGGTTGGGGTGGACTCTACAGTGGCCTCAAGCCTTCTCTTCTTGGAACTGCTGCTTCTCAG GGCATCTACTACTATTTCTATCAAGTTTTCAAGAACAAGGCAGTGGCGATTGCAGCTGCACGGAAAGTGAAAGGGCGTGGAGATGGTACTGTTGGGATGTTTGGTTGGCTTGTTGTGGCTGCAATTGCTGG GTCCTTGAATGTCTTGCTGACAAATCCAATATGGGTTTTAGTGACTCGGATGCAG ACTCATACTCAAGCAGAAAGGAAAATTatggaggaaaagaaagaagcttTAAGGAAGGCTGCTTCTGAGAGCGCCATAGCAGATTCCACATTGCAAGATAAATTGGATGAACTGAATTCTATAAAACCTCGACCATTTGGAACTATACATGCA GCTAAAGAAGTCTACAATGAAGCGGGTACAGTAGGATTTTGGAAGGGTGTCTTCCCTGCCCTTATTATG GTATGTAATCCATCAATTCAGTTTATGATTTATGAAAGCTCATTAAAGCATCTAAGGGAAAAACGTGCCGCTAAGAAGCAAGGGAATACAAGTATATCCGCTTTGGAG GTCTTTTTGGTGGGAGCAATAGCTAAGCTTGGAGCCACTGTGACAACATATCCATTACTAGTTGTGAAG TCAAGGCTTCAAGCAAAACAGGAGATTGGTGGAAATAACTCCTTAAGATACTCAG GTACTTTTGATGCTGTACTTAAAATGATCCGTTATGAAGGAATAACTGGCTTCTATAAGGGGATGAGCACAAAGATAGTGCAGAGTGTTTTTGCAGCCTCTGTTCTGTTTATGATCAAAGAGGAGCTTGTTAAGGCTTTTATAGTGCTAACTAATAAGAGCAAAAAAGTTGCATCAAATTTGAGTAGTTGA
- the LOC106752517 gene encoding peroxisomal nicotinamide adenine dinucleotide carrier isoform X2 has product MSESNAIANGLAGAGGGIIAQIITYPLQTVNTRQQTERTLKRNKQTLPSNTTTAPGTLLQIFQVIRTEGWGGLYSGLKPSLLGTAASQGIYYYFYQVFKNKAVAIAAARKVKGRGDGTVGMFGWLVVAAIAGSLNVLLTNPIWVLVTRMQTHTQAERKIMEEKKEALRKAASESAIADSTLQDKLDELNSIKPRPFGTIHAAKEVYNEAGTVGFWKGVFPALIMVCNPSIQFMIYESSLKHLREKRAAKKQGNTSISALESRLQAKQEIGGNNSLRYSGTFDAVLKMIRYEGITGFYKGMSTKIVQSVFAASVLFMIKEELVKAFIVLTNKSKKVASNLSS; this is encoded by the exons ATGTCAGAATCAAACGCAATTGCAAATGGATTGGCTGGTGCAGGTGGTGGAATCATTGCTCAAATCATCACTTATCCTCTTCAAACG GTAAACACGCGTCAGCAAACTGAGAGAACACTCAAGAGGAACAAGCAAACTTTGCCTTCTAACACAACCACTGCTCCTGGCACTCTTCTTCAGATCTTtcag GTCATTAGAACTGAGGGTTGGGGTGGACTCTACAGTGGCCTCAAGCCTTCTCTTCTTGGAACTGCTGCTTCTCAG GGCATCTACTACTATTTCTATCAAGTTTTCAAGAACAAGGCAGTGGCGATTGCAGCTGCACGGAAAGTGAAAGGGCGTGGAGATGGTACTGTTGGGATGTTTGGTTGGCTTGTTGTGGCTGCAATTGCTGG GTCCTTGAATGTCTTGCTGACAAATCCAATATGGGTTTTAGTGACTCGGATGCAG ACTCATACTCAAGCAGAAAGGAAAATTatggaggaaaagaaagaagcttTAAGGAAGGCTGCTTCTGAGAGCGCCATAGCAGATTCCACATTGCAAGATAAATTGGATGAACTGAATTCTATAAAACCTCGACCATTTGGAACTATACATGCA GCTAAAGAAGTCTACAATGAAGCGGGTACAGTAGGATTTTGGAAGGGTGTCTTCCCTGCCCTTATTATG GTATGTAATCCATCAATTCAGTTTATGATTTATGAAAGCTCATTAAAGCATCTAAGGGAAAAACGTGCCGCTAAGAAGCAAGGGAATACAAGTATATCCGCTTTGGAG TCAAGGCTTCAAGCAAAACAGGAGATTGGTGGAAATAACTCCTTAAGATACTCAG GTACTTTTGATGCTGTACTTAAAATGATCCGTTATGAAGGAATAACTGGCTTCTATAAGGGGATGAGCACAAAGATAGTGCAGAGTGTTTTTGCAGCCTCTGTTCTGTTTATGATCAAAGAGGAGCTTGTTAAGGCTTTTATAGTGCTAACTAATAAGAGCAAAAAAGTTGCATCAAATTTGAGTAGTTGA